A single region of the Candidatus Marsarchaeota archaeon genome encodes:
- a CDS encoding divalent metal cation transporter produces the protein MNSGANQSSSFDINQKLDELPVEFKLRAIDRLRVARLRHRHNTVSRIMLMLALLGPGILVMVADNDAGGVITYAQTGSIFGIGFFIPLLVLLIPTTYLVQEMTIRLAAVTRRGHAEMIWRRYGSFWGAFSLADLLIANALTLVTEFIGITFGMSVFGVNPVAATLIGVAFISVITMGLRYHKWERASLVIAFFNLIFIPLVIFAHPDWSLVASSFLNWHINGGISSFFIYVLLANIGTTIAPWMLFFQQSSEVDKGTVPEDIKAAKRDTFIGACIMGIVAIAIIIFTGSLVFAPSNVHSTSSYDIAYILSTVSKKIGMLPTKLFALGLIDAGLIAAIALTASTSWAVGEAFRWPKSMNLPFLKGRKFYAPGIVSMLVAAAIVLIPNVPLGLLNITVQVIASIFMPAALLFLLLLVNDKEVMGKRVNSKIENAAIVTIMIVLVSMSALYGVSVVLPGLL, from the coding sequence ATCAACAGCGGCGCGAACCAAAGCAGCAGCTTCGACATAAACCAGAAGCTTGATGAGCTTCCTGTTGAGTTTAAGCTTAGGGCCATAGACAGGCTGCGAGTCGCAAGGCTGAGGCACAGGCACAATACTGTTTCGCGCATCATGCTGATGCTTGCCCTGCTGGGCCCTGGGATACTGGTAATGGTTGCGGACAACGATGCCGGAGGGGTAATAACGTATGCCCAGACGGGCTCGATATTCGGAATAGGCTTTTTCATACCTTTGCTGGTTCTTTTAATACCTACTACCTACTTAGTGCAGGAAATGACAATACGGTTGGCTGCCGTTACAAGAAGAGGGCATGCTGAAATGATTTGGCGCAGGTATGGCAGCTTCTGGGGGGCTTTTTCGCTTGCGGACCTCTTGATAGCAAATGCATTGACGCTCGTAACCGAATTCATAGGCATAACATTTGGCATGAGCGTATTTGGAGTAAACCCAGTGGCCGCTACGCTAATCGGAGTTGCCTTCATATCTGTAATAACCATGGGGCTTAGGTACCACAAATGGGAAAGGGCAAGCCTTGTTATAGCGTTTTTCAACTTGATATTCATACCATTGGTTATCTTCGCCCATCCCGACTGGTCACTGGTAGCAAGCTCTTTCCTAAACTGGCACATCAACGGCGGCATAAGCTCCTTTTTCATATACGTGCTGCTGGCGAATATAGGCACTACAATAGCGCCATGGATGCTGTTTTTCCAGCAGAGTTCAGAAGTAGATAAAGGCACAGTGCCAGAGGACATAAAGGCGGCAAAGCGCGATACCTTCATAGGTGCTTGCATAATGGGCATTGTTGCAATAGCAATAATCATATTCACTGGTAGCTTGGTATTCGCGCCTTCGAACGTACACAGCACTTCGAGCTATGATATAGCTTATATATTGAGCACAGTTTCAAAAAAAATAGGCATGCTGCCAACTAAGCTTTTTGCCCTGGGGCTTATAGATGCAGGGCTCATTGCCGCAATAGCCCTTACGGCAAGCACATCATGGGCTGTGGGCGAAGCCTTCAGGTGGCCTAAGAGCATGAATCTTCCGTTCTTGAAAGGGAGGAAATTTTATGCGCCTGGCATTGTTAGCATGCTTGTCGCAGCTGCGATCGTGCTTATACCAAACGTGCCTTTGGGCCTGCTCAACATAACAGTCCAGGTAATTGCCTCGATATTCATGCCTGCGGCTTTGCTCTTCCTGCTGCTCTTGGTGAATGACAAAGAGGTCATGGGAAAGCGTGTAAACAGCAAGATTGAAAATGCAGCGATAGTAACAATAATGATAGTGCTGGTCAGCATGAGCGCTTTGTACGGAGTTTCGGTTGTGCTTCCAGGATTGCTTTAG
- a CDS encoding ATP-binding protein has translation MILDYIFKSDKNKNGHDTRQSYISIGDAVCSLKKVNKFAMTHGLSQMTPSISYVWKQAKGEVRVYPDWLHNPHITIAGSSGLGKSTLIKSMIIDIKRMGVGILLFDSNSEHSDVVNSIKPNADQTSAINIFAPDGLSIKERISELVSLLQSVYSLGYIQANELARCMGYMYRKAGAMSLQQTSVERLPGPNDLAREINIFIKNSKSQSEKHRLYHILNRIESLDSRLFSQNYKNSSYSIGSGIRSFKVSELKSQESRYIFTYEALSRLYYAMRLNGISHKLKSYVVMDEVEFIIGDYASNSSIIKRIIREGRKYGLGLIIATHSASSLPKDVIENSATFITFRSEEPGELRYASSVLLRGQNDAASAVMEKLGQIGTNECMARLDGLKAPVLVKSKSYRELSQHLNATFSAEKQQYQAPIKPVRLSELPGFTAKDVNPMRSDPSVDILEDGNDMWLMKHSKSVSISHEVNVKLIYEWLSSNGVMCYILDNSTGPDIVAYIYGLKTAIEYETGKKSYADTASMLKRRSEDFDLVVVFAESSCAKFYADNFQKGNIIVFSSQLYYVKEPQNYYN, from the coding sequence ATGATCCTAGATTATATTTTCAAATCTGATAAGAATAAGAATGGCCATGACACGCGGCAAAGCTACATATCAATAGGCGATGCAGTATGCTCCTTAAAAAAGGTAAACAAATTCGCCATGACGCACGGACTATCGCAAATGACTCCAAGCATCTCTTATGTGTGGAAGCAAGCGAAAGGCGAGGTCAGGGTATACCCAGACTGGCTGCATAACCCGCATATAACAATAGCAGGCTCAAGCGGTCTAGGCAAGAGCACATTAATAAAGTCAATGATAATCGACATAAAGCGCATGGGAGTTGGCATACTGCTTTTCGATTCGAACAGCGAGCATTCAGACGTAGTCAATTCAATAAAGCCAAACGCCGACCAGACATCAGCCATAAACATATTTGCACCTGACGGCCTTAGCATAAAAGAAAGAATAAGCGAGCTGGTCTCTTTGCTGCAAAGCGTATACTCCTTAGGCTACATACAGGCAAATGAACTTGCAAGATGCATGGGCTACATGTACAGGAAAGCAGGGGCAATGTCGCTGCAGCAGACATCTGTAGAAAGGCTGCCAGGCCCAAATGACCTTGCCAGAGAAATTAATATTTTTATAAAAAATTCGAAAAGCCAGTCTGAAAAGCACAGGCTATACCATATCCTGAACCGCATAGAATCGTTAGACAGCAGGCTCTTCTCACAGAATTATAAAAACTCCAGCTATTCAATAGGCAGCGGCATACGCAGCTTCAAGGTATCGGAGCTCAAAAGCCAGGAGTCAAGGTACATATTTACATACGAAGCCCTTTCAAGGCTATACTATGCTATGAGGCTTAATGGAATCTCGCACAAGCTTAAGAGCTATGTCGTAATGGACGAGGTAGAATTTATAATAGGGGATTATGCAAGCAATTCCAGCATAATAAAGCGCATTATACGTGAAGGCAGAAAGTATGGGCTTGGTCTAATAATAGCAACGCATAGCGCCTCAAGCCTTCCGAAAGACGTGATAGAAAATTCGGCCACATTTATCACGTTCAGGTCCGAAGAGCCCGGAGAACTAAGGTATGCATCTTCTGTGCTGCTTCGCGGGCAGAACGATGCAGCAAGCGCAGTAATGGAGAAGCTAGGCCAAATAGGGACTAACGAATGCATGGCCAGGCTTGATGGGCTAAAAGCCCCTGTCTTAGTAAAATCAAAAAGCTACAGGGAGCTGTCACAGCACCTTAATGCTACATTCAGCGCTGAGAAGCAGCAGTACCAAGCCCCAATAAAGCCAGTCAGGCTATCGGAATTGCCAGGCTTTACAGCGAAAGATGTAAATCCTATGCGCAGTGACCCGAGCGTAGACATCTTGGAAGACGGCAATGACATGTGGTTGATGAAGCATTCCAAAAGCGTTAGCATAAGCCACGAAGTCAACGTCAAGCTCATCTACGAATGGCTTTCGTCAAACGGAGTCATGTGCTACATACTGGACAACAGCACAGGGCCGGACATTGTTGCATACATCTATGGGCTTAAAACCGCAATAGAGTACGAAACAGGGAAAAAGAGCTATGCGGATACCGCCTCAATGCTAAAAAGGCGTTCAGAAGATTTTGACCTGGTTGTTGTGTTTGCTGAAAGCAGCTGCGCAAAATTCTACGCTGACAACTTTCAAAAAGGTAACATCATTGTGTTTAGCTCGCAGCTATATTATGTGAAGGAACCCCAAAACTATTACAATTAG